AAACACTTCCGCAACCGGCGCGGCCGCGGCCGTCTCTTCCTCCAGCGACTACGGTTTTATGCTTGAAGATGACGGCGAGGGCGCCGAGGCGCGCGACGCGATCGGCTGGGTAAAGACCGGCATTGCCCTGCTGGGGAACGAGAATCCGCTCTGGCGCGGCCTGCATCGCGTCCGGATTTCGGTTGAAGAGGATGAAGACGGACGTCTGGCGCTGGCCTCGCGCGCCTGGCGGCCTTACGGTAACGCCGTTGATTTTGCCCCCGAAGAGGTGGCACCGTTTTTTATTTCCGAAAAAATCCTGGGGATGAATTGCCGCGTCGCCCGCGAGCCGGATGACGACGAGGGGTGGAAATGGGAGGACGAATGGGAAGGCATGGAACGCACAAATCGTCTGCCGCTGGCGGTTGAAATCGTGCTCTATCTGGCGCCGCCGGAAAAAAACGGGGAGACCGTGGAGATCAGGCGGGTGGTTGAAATTCCGGTGGCGCCGCTTTCCTGGAGCGCGGGAAAAACAAAATAGCGCCGATGATTTGACCGGGAAAAGCCTTTTTTTCCGCCCGCTTCTCATGGAAGGCGCAGAGAACGCGGAGATATGAAAGCAAATGCGATTGAATATTCAGAAAATAAATAAAAAACTGGATTTGTTTTACCTCGGCGGCCTCCGCGCGGTAAAAAAAAACATTGCAAATCCGGAATCAAAAAAGAGCGGGTCGGTGCTCATCATCGTGCTCTGGGTGATAGGGTTGCTTTCCATGTTTGTCGCGGCGTTTGCCTTTGATATGCACATTGAGGCGAGGATTGTGTCCGCCTGGCGCAAGAAATTGAAGGCCGAATACCTGTCAAGGGCCGGCATTGAGCTGGCGCGCATGGCCCTTCTGGAAACCGCGGACCCCGAGGTAACCAATCCGGAAATATCCGGTTATATTTCCGAGGGGGTGGATTCCGACCGCCGCGCCGCCACCGTTTCCCTCGCGCACGGCGGCGGCGCGGAATTATCGCGGCGGCTGGGCGAAGGCGCCGTCACGGTCCGCATCCGCCCCGAAAACGCCCGCATCAACCTGAACAGCATTGTCAACGCGAACAACCGCGACGAAACTTTCGTCCTCTGGGAGCCCATTTTTGAAACCGCCGGCGTGCCCTTTGAAGAGCGCGACGCCCTCATTGACTGCCTCATGGATTGGGTTGATGCGGACGAGTTGACGCACCTGAACGGAGCGGAATCCGAGTATTATGAAACATTGACTCCGCCCTATAAGTCCAAAAACGCCCCCATCGACACGGTGGATGAACTCGCGCTCGTCAAGGGTTTCAACGACAAGCCGATTGCCCAGACGACCCAGACGGTTTACGCGGCCGTGGCCCGGTTCCTGACGACTTACGCCGAGGACCGGACGATCAACATCAATGCCGTTGACCACGACACGTTGATGGCGTATCTCGGCGTTGATTCGCCCATGGCCGAGGAAATTATTTTCCAGCGGAGCGGGCTGGACGGCGAATACGGCACGGAAGACGACACCCCGTTCAAGGATTTAGGCGACCTCCTGGCGCGCGTGCCGGGCCTTGATCAATCTATCGCGCCCTATGTTTCCTTCACCTCCAGGGGGCGTTTTTACATCCAGTCCTCCGGCAAGGTC
The Kiritimatiellia bacterium DNA segment above includes these coding regions:
- a CDS encoding type II secretion system protein GspK; the encoded protein is MRLNIQKINKKLDLFYLGGLRAVKKNIANPESKKSGSVLIIVLWVIGLLSMFVAAFAFDMHIEARIVSAWRKKLKAEYLSRAGIELARMALLETADPEVTNPEISGYISEGVDSDRRAATVSLAHGGGAELSRRLGEGAVTVRIRPENARINLNSIVNANNRDETFVLWEPIFETAGVPFEERDALIDCLMDWVDADELTHLNGAESEYYETLTPPYKSKNAPIDTVDELALVKGFNDKPIAQTTQTVYAAVARFLTTYAEDRTININAVDHDTLMAYLGVDSPMAEEIIFQRSGLDGEYGTEDDTPFKDLGDLLARVPGLDQSIAPYVSFTSRGRFYIQSSGKVGDVERVCACVVLLAENNLTILSWIEGDSASADLITR
- a CDS encoding prepilin-type N-terminal cleavage/methylation domain-containing protein produces the protein MSIARTRKSETPPRLAAGGFTLIELLVAMALMVIALGITFSTFYSISKAWQRGQGMADSLNRGEFVMEQVVDGLRSAFFPVRQPSQDQAAGVQTNATNTSATGAAAAVSSSSDYGFMLEDDGEGAEARDAIGWVKTGIALLGNENPLWRGLHRVRISVEEDEDGRLALASRAWRPYGNAVDFAPEEVAPFFISEKILGMNCRVAREPDDDEGWKWEDEWEGMERTNRLPLAVEIVLYLAPPEKNGETVEIRRVVEIPVAPLSWSAGKTK